One window from the genome of Yamadazyma tenuis chromosome 7, complete sequence encodes:
- the och1 gene encoding alpha-1,6-mannosyltransferase Och1 (CAZy:GT32; COG:G; EggNog:ENOG503NUUF), whose protein sequence is MNAARRRGIIIFSILCTVLLVSFRLFVANKNGVMPNSANENLLGISKLISSQNNLKQDELLNKMTKLNKQFLVKQEARLSNLEEQNQLILEKLSQLNQKQLYNSGAPIRDKLINLVPYDSSVRFPAYIWQTWKHGLNDERFKQLYCQGETQWAVKNPGFVHELFNDDTTYSVVKHLYGSVPEVVRAYELLPEVILRMDFFRYLILFAKGGIYADIDTYPLQPIPNWIPENVSPDELGMIVSVEIDSKNKNWAKNYHRRLQFGQFVIQSKPGHPILREIISVIVDETLHKERSESLFLVGNSNEKQLDILKWTGSGVWTDVIMTYFNDYIKSSIYNRITWKDFTDLEIPKLVSDVLVLPKKSFASEIEIPQDGKIDDPLAFVKHYASKIWKTT, encoded by the coding sequence ATGAATGCGGCGAGAAGAAGGGGAATAATCATTTTCTCTATCCTTTGTACCGTGCTTTTGGTGAGCTTCAGGCTATTTGTGGCCAACAAGAATGGGGTGATGCCCAACAGTGCCAACGAAAACTTACTTGGCATCTCTAAGCTCATTTCCAGCCAAAACAATCTCAAACAAGACGAATTATTAAACAAGATGACGAAGCTCAACAAGCAATTTTTGGTCAAGCAGGAAGCACGtttgtccaacttggaagaacaaaacCAGTTGATATTGGAAAAGCTTAGTCAGTTGAACCAGAAACAGTTGTACAACTCGGGTGCGCCTATAAGGGATAAACTTATTAATTTGGTACCTTACGATTCCAGTGTCAGATTCCCTGCTTACATCTGGCAGACTTGGAAACATGGGTTGAACGATGAGCGATTCAAACAGTTATATTGTCAAGGAGAAACCCAGTGGGCTGTCAAAAACCCAGGGTTTGTTCATGAACTTTTCAACGATGATACCACGTATTCCGTGGTGAAACATTTATATGGAAGTGTGCCCGAGGTGGTCAGGGCATACGAACTACTTCCTGAAGTGATATTGAGAATGGACTTTTTCAGgtacttgattttgtttgcCAAAGGAGGTATCTACGCGGACATTGACACTTATCCTTTACAACCTATCCCCAATTGGATTCCTGAAAATGTCAGTCCCGATGAGTTGGGAATGATAGTGTCGGTAGAAATCGACTCtaaaaacaaaaactggGCTAAGAACTATCACAGAAGATTGcaatttggtcaatttgtgATACAATCCAAACCCGGACACCCTATATTAAGAGAGATAATTAGTGTTATTGTGGATGAAACTTTGCACAAAGAGAGATCTGAGTCGCTATTCCTCGTGGGTAACTCCAATGAAAAGCAGCTCGATATTCTCAAGTGGACTGGCTCTGGAGTTTGGACAGACGTGATAATGACCTACTTCAATGATTATATCAAATCTTCGATTTACAACCGAATTACCTGGAAAGACTTCACTGATTTGGAGATTCCTAAGTTGGTGTCGGACGTGTTAGTTCTTCCCAAGAAGTCATTTGCTTCTGAAATAGAGATCCCTCAGGACGGAAAGATAGATGACCCATTGGCATTTGTCAAGCATTATGCCTCTAAAATCTGGAAAACTACTTAA
- a CDS encoding uncharacterized protein (EggNog:ENOG503NXUZ; COG:T) — protein MIVPLFGGALDVELPDDVIDVSDFRQVPDNQEVFLVERGSGPKEDKSIIIELLESPEGSIDQVLKMHLSDLLDIDISQINDVEYIKTSNSLGEDNYISIYKDSEKNLMVIFSLVRVSKVQTDILLSFFLSIDTPNYQHLKDLDSKNISQNYASLGMEPDVRLVHTATEKIHIKNWLIFSSE, from the coding sequence ATGATTGTTCCCTTATTTGGAGGTGCCCTAGATGTCGAGCTACCTGACGACGTAATCGATGTGTCTGACTTCCGGCAAGTGCCGGATAATCAGGAGGtatttcttgttgaaagaggAAGTGGTCCCAAGGAGGATAAATCCATCATCATCGAGCTTCTTGAGCTGCCTGAAGGGTCCATTGACCAGGTATTGAAAATGCACCTATCGGACTTATTAGACATTGATATCAGCCAGATCAATGACGTGGAGTATATCAAGACATCTAATTCATTGGGAGAAGACAACTATATATCCATATACAAGGATCTGGAAAAGAATTTGATGGTCATCTTTTCATTAGTTAGAGTCTCTAAAGTCCAAACCGATATCTTGCTCAGCTTCTTCCTCAGCATCGATACGCCGAATTATCAGCATTTAAAGGACTTGGATTCTAAAAACATATCACAGAATTATGCCAGCTTAGGTATGGAACCGGATGTGCGATTGGTTCATACGGCCACGGAAAAGATCCACATCAAGAACTGGTTGATCTTCCTGCTGGAATAG
- the APL2 gene encoding beta-adaptin (COG:U; EggNog:ENOG503NUMT) has translation MSLEKKIRKFLQGPRKGEAFELKNGLVSQYKHERKDAIQRVIQAMTLGKDVSSLFPDVLKNIATYDLEQKKLVYLYLMNYATTHPELCILAVNTFVQDTEDPNPLIRALAIRTMGCIRVQKMIDYMEIPLSRTLQDENPYVRKTAAICVAKLFNLNPQMCIEFGFLDSLKKLISDPNPSVISNVLNALYEINDMYISSNLNKELKLDILVLDYTLIKNLLVCLNECTEWGRLTILKCLNDYDSENSEQANHIVERIIPQLQHINPAIVLSSIKTILKHLVYLQKASQTSILKKLSSPLVSLISNPIPEAQYVGLKNIRIILEKYPNILSKELRVFFVKYSDPLYLKLEKLDIMIRLCNENNFNLLLNELKEYSMEFEPTLISKSIKSIGSIAIKLPTSIIKCVNLIIELIDLKGDELIIDESVGVLTMILRKYPGKNDLITLILPIIANNFSHLSIANPSYSSVIWLLGEYPNYFTNISNLLNEIFEDFNDFGSQLKLNWLNTIVKVNLNSLVKQDFSKLLQETLTEITENEDDVDLRDRAYIYWRLLSSAEQELPKQILLAKLPPIDSSIETYNPVILNDLMSELSTLSSVYGKPSYTFISNQPSSFFKSMDIDELKAQAKQDIIENVKNENLLDFDDDFEENGNASEGASTNSNNLLDELNDLFSNSGSSPASNTSTMKSNTDDILSLFNTLNVTSAPMAQPSQQQSQSSSNNDNKVNNDLLDLF, from the coding sequence ATGTCTttagagaagaagatccGGAAGTTTCTCCAAGGACCACGAAAGGGAGAGGCCTTcgagttgaagaatggaTTGGTCAGTCAGTACAAACATGAAAGAAAGGATGCCATTCAGCGGGTAATTCAAGCTATGACCTTGGGCAAAGACGTTTCGTCTTTATTCCCAGACGTATTGAAAAACATTGCCACCTATGACTTGgaacagaagaagttggtgtaCCTTTACTTGATGAACTATGCGACGACCCATCCTGAATTGTGTATTTTGGCCGTCAACacttttgttcaagataCTGAAGATCCAAATCCTCTTATTAGAGCCTTGGCCATAAGAACCATGGGATGTATCAGAGTCCAGAAAATGATAGATTACATGGAAATCCCATTACTGAGAACCTTACAAGACGAGAATCCATATGTGAGGAAGACTGCGGCCATCTGTGTGGCcaagctcttcaatttAAATCCTCAGATGTGTATTGAATTTGGCTTTTTGGAtagcttgaagaaactcatTTCCGATCCCAATCCCCTGGTTATCTCCAATGTTTTGAATGCATTATATGAAATCAATGACATGTATATTAgctccaacttgaacaaagaatTAAAGTTGGacattttggtgttggattACACGTTGAtaaagaacttgttggtgtGCCTCAACGAATGTACTGAATGGGGAAGACTCACCATCTTGAAATGCCTTAATGATTATGACAGTGAAAATTCAGAACAGGCCAATCACATCGTCGAACGTATCATACCCCAATTGCAACACATTAACCCAGCGATTGTTTTATCCTCCATCAAAACTATTTTGAAACACTTGGTGTATTTACAAAAGGCCTCTCAAACTtcaatcttgaaaaagttgtcCAGTCCTTTGGtatctttgatttccaacCCAATTCCAGAAGCCCAATACGTGGGATTAAAGAACATTAGAATTATCTTGGAAAAATACCCTAACATTTTGTCTAAAGAATTGAGAGTTTTCTTCGTAAAGTACAGCGATCCATTGTACTtaaaattggaaaagttaGACATCATGATCAGATTGTGTAACGAAAATAACTTTAACCTATTgttgaacgagttgaaggaaTACTCTATGGAGTTCGAACCTACTTTGATCTCCAAGTCTATCAAATCCATTGGATCCATTGCAATCAAGTTGCCTACCAGTATCATAAAGTGtgtcaacttgatcattgaattgattgacttgaaagGAGACGAATTAATTATTGATGAATCTGTTGGTGTTTTAACGATGATCTTGAGAAAGTATCCGGGAAAAAATGACTTAATCACTTTGATCTTACCAATCATCGCCAACAACTTCAGTCACTTGAGTATTGCAAACCCGTCGTATTCGAGTGTCATTTGGCTTTTGGGTGAATACCCTAACTACTTCACTAAtatctccaacttgttgaacgaaATCTTTGAGgacttcaatgatttcgGCAGCCAATTGAAGCTAAACTGGTTAAACACAATTGTTAAAGTGAACTTGAATTCTTTAGTCAAGCAagacttttcaaaattaTTGCAAGAAACGTTAACTGAGATTACCGAAAATGAAGACGATGTGGACTTGAGAGATAGAGCATATATTTACTGGAGGTTATTATCTTCAGCTGAACAAGAATTGCCCAAGCAGATTTTGTTGGCCAAGCTACCACCTATAGATTCATCTATTGAAACCTATAATCCTGTTATCTTGAACGATTTGATGAGTGAGTTGTCTACCTTATCTTCGGTATATGGTAAGCCCAGCTACACCTTCATAAGCAACCAACCatcatctttcttcaagtccatgGACATAGACGAACTCAAAGCCCAAGCTAAGCAAGACATTATTGAAAACGTTAAGAATGAAAATTTGCTTGACTTTGAcgatgactttgaagaaaatggaaaCGCTTCTGAAGGAGCTTCTACAAACTcgaacaacttgttggatgaaTTGAACGATTTGTTTAGCAACTCAGGATCGTCGCCAGCCTCCAATACAAGCACCATGAAATCTAACACTGATGATATTTTGAGTTTATTCAATACTTTGAATGTCACATCAGCACCAATGGCTCAACCATCCCAGCAGCAGTCACAGAGCAGTAGCAACAATGATAATAAAGTTAATAATGATTTATTGGATTTGTTCTAA
- the MED7 gene encoding Mediator of RNA polymerase II transcription subunit 7 (COG:K; BUSCO:EOG0926587S; EggNog:ENOG503P2IT), producing the protein MSEDLISALYPPPPLFYKYFTSENLQKLKECQSDDKPIEGELKFLVPPSQPPGTHYRGYGNIWSFEDKLPKLSEMGYTQLYEDTDDQSAGSNKITELHKLMKSLLVNFIELIGIMHINPSEFHTKIEDLKVILINMNHILNSYRPHQSRESLIMLLKQRINEKKEEINSIDTKMSDIKDKLLTLINFSDVKLIQPDVKSDTLNTDQIKEKILYKLLKDI; encoded by the coding sequence ATGTCTGAAGATTTAATATCGGCTTTGTACCCACCTCCACCATTATTCTACAAATACTTCACTTCAGAGAACTTGcaaaaactcaaagaaTGTCAATCTGATGATAAACCCATAGAAGGGGAGCTCAAATTCCTTGTTCCACCTTCCCAACCCCCAGGAACTCATTATAGAGGTTATGGTAATATATggtcttttgaagacaagTTGCCCAAGCTTAGTGAGATGGGATACACACAACTTTATGAAGATACTGACGACCAATCAGCTGGACTGAATAAGATCACTGAATTGCATAAATTGATGAAGTCCTTGCTTGTGAACTTCATAGAGTTGATTGGAATAATGCATATCAATCCCAGCGAGTTCCACACCAAAATCGAGGATTTAAAGGTAATACTTATCAATATGAACCATATACTTAACAGTTATCGGCCACATCAATCACGAGAACTGTTAATAATGTTATTGAAACAGAGAATTaatgagaagaaggaagaaatcaacctGATTGATACCAAGATGCTGGATATAAAAGACAAGCTTCTTACCCTAATAAACTTCAGCgatgtcaagttgattcAGCCGGATGTCAAGTCTGATACTTTAAATACTGATCAAATCAAGGAAAAAATTTTATACAAATTATTGAAAGATATATAG
- the HRT1 gene encoding RING-box protein hrt1 (EggNog:ENOG503P2ZC; BUSCO:EOG09265AT5; COG:O) produces the protein MSEDHMDIDTLPEVEQSEPKPKQRFEVKKWTAVAFWSWDIVVDNCAICRNHLMEPCIDCQGNLQDKTEECKAAWGQCNHAFHTHCITRWLKTRQVCPLDSTEWVFQKFGA, from the exons ATGAGTGAAGACCATATGGATATAGATACTT TGCCTGAGGTTGAGCAATCCGAACCTAAACCGAAACAGCGGTTCGaggtgaagaaatggaCAGCAGTAGCATTTTGGTCATGGG ATATCGTGGTCGACAATTGTGCAATTTGCCGTAATCATTTAATGGAACCATGCATAGATTGTCAAGGTAACTTACAGGATAAGACCGAAGAGTGCAAAGCAGCCTGGGGCCAATGTAATCATGCATTCCACACACATTGTATCACAAGATGGTTGAAGACCAGACAGGTTTGTCCTTTGGATAGTACAGAGTGGGTTTTCCAGAAGTTTGGTGCCTGA
- the PHA2 gene encoding prephenate dehydratase (COG:E; EggNog:ENOG503NTX5) has protein sequence MKYVHTEQILEVPEGVTLEIKARSIKVTGPRGVLNKDLKHIDVTFRKINNKQIKIIVHNGDRKHVAALRTVKSLVSNLITGVTKGYKYKMRYVYAHFPINVNIIEEEGQKYVEIRNFLGEKRVRKVKVVDGVQIEQSANQKDELVLTGNSLEDVSQNAAAIQQMCLVRNKDIRKFLDGIYVSERAKCRTEILNKSLSAMVKVAFLGPKGTYTHQAVLQEFGEDIQILPQLSIGDCFKAVDSNEVDYSVVPFENSTNGQVVFTYDLIRDWYMRKNAPPKFKIVGEQFVFIHHNLLSKELDVHNITKVYSHPQVWGQVTNFLSTLNPNVVRADCSSTSKAAEIVRLSNEKGVACISSAMCSKLYNLPIIKPNIEDNRGNTTRFLILGETGLPKKAAVPKYITSIIFTVNSDQEPGALCSALTAFQENNTNLISINSRPSAEKNWSYAFFVEVIGNYLTDENVQNSLKSLNSKCSEIVTLGVFERTTR, from the exons ATGAAATACGTCCACACTGAACAAATCTTAGAAGTCCCAGAAGGTGTTACTTTGGAAATCAAGGCCAGAAGCATCAAGGTCACCGGTCCAAGAGGTGTCTTGaacaaggacttgaagcACATTGATGTTACCTTTAGAAAGATTAACAACAAGCAAATCAAGATTATTGTCCACAACGGTGACAGAAAGCACGTAGCTGCCTTAAGAACTGTGAAGTCTTTGGTCTCTAACTTGATCACTGGTGTTACCAAGGGTTACAAGTACAAGATGAGATACGTATACGCTCATTTCCCTATCAACGTTAacattattgaagaagaaggtcaaAAATACGTTGAAAtcagaaacttcttgggtGAAAAGAGAGTCAGAAAGGTAAAGGTTGTTGACGGTGTTCAAATCGAACAATCCGCCAACCAAAAGGATGAATTGGTCTTGACCGGTAACTCCTTGGAAGACGTTTCCCAAAACGCTGCCGCTATCCAACAAATGTGTTTGGTTAGAAACAAGGATATCCGTAAGTTTTTGGATGGTATCTATGTCTCCGAAAGag CTAAATGTCGCACCGAAATCTTAAATAAATCATTGTCTGCGATGGTGAAAGTAGCATTTTTGGGTCCGAAAGGAACGTATACCCACCAA GCGGTTTTACAGGAATTTGGGGAAGATATTCAAATACTACCGCAACTAAGCATTGGAGACTGTTTCAAGGCAGTTGATTCGAATGAAGTCGATTATTCTGTCGTTCCTTTCGAGAACAGCACAAATGGACAGGTTGTTTTCACTTATGATTTGATCAGAGATTGGTACATGCGCAAGAATGCTCCTCCTAAGTTCAAAATTGTTGGAGAACAGTTTGTGTTCATTCATCATAACTTACTTTCCAAAGAGTTGGACGTTCATAACATAACCAAAGTATATTCCCACCCACAAGTCTGGGGTCAGGTtaccaatttcttgtcaACTTTGAACCCCAATGTCGTGAGAGCTGATTGTTCTTCCACTTCCAAAGCTGCAGAAATTGTCCGTCTCAGCAACGAAAAGGGAGTAGCATGCATTTCATCCGCAATGTGTTCAAAGTTGTATAACCTTCCTATAATAAAGCCAAACATCGAGGACAATAGAGGGAACACCACCCGATTCTTGATATTAGGAGAGACTGGGTTACCTAAAAAGGCTGCTGTTCCCAAGTATATAACCTCGATCATTTTTACGGTGAATCTGGACCAGGAACCAGGTGCATTGTGTTCTGCATTGACAGCATTCCAGGaaaacaacaccaaccTAATATCAATCAATTCCAGACCATCAGCCGAAAAAAACTGGCTGTATGCATTTTTCGTTGAAGTTATTGGCAACTATCTCACCGACGAAAACGTCCAAAAcagtttgaaatcattaaATTCCAAATGCTCCGAAATTGTTACTTTGGgagtatttgaaagaaCCACTAGATAA
- the CCP1 gene encoding heme peroxidase (COG:E; EggNog:ENOG503NW1F; CAZy:AA2): MSSSSALRVAVTSSKFTFPSSAFVATGLGLAGLYYYNQERPNPTPSLNPLLAAAPLAAVVAGKSQADFQSVYNAIALKVQDQDDADNGAGRYGLLTRLAWHASGTFDKKKQAGGSYGGTMLYAPESTDPGNAGLEVARDFLAEFLVEYPWMSRGDLWTLGGVVAVQEAGGPKINWRPGRQDISDKSKVPENGNLPDASKDGKYVRGVFTRMGFNDRETVALIGAHCLGRCHTYNSGYDGPWGPSFNMFTNDFYVRLLQGWHVRKWDGPKQYEDDETNSFMMLPTDMAMKEDSHFLKYVKMYAEDQDLFFNDFSAAFTKLLENGTQFTTDNKHLVFQTLDEQDI; encoded by the coding sequence atgtcttcttcctctgcTTTAAGAGTGGCTGTGACCTCGTCAAAGTTTACCTTTCCCTCATCTGCTTTTGTGGCTACTGGGTTAGGCTTAGCTGGATTGTACTACTACAACCAAGAACGTCCCAACCCCACCCCCAGTTTAAACCCACTTTTGGCCGCTGCTCCATTGGCCgctgttgttgctggaAAAAGCCAGGCAGACTTCCAGAGCGTATATAACGCAATTGCCTTGAAAGTTCAGGACCAAGACGATGCTGATAATGGTGCTGGACGTTATGGGTTATTGACTCGGTTAGCCTGGCACGCTTCAGGTACGTTTGATAAAAAAAAGCAGGCTGGTGGCTCATACGGTGGGACTATGTTGTATGCTCCCGAGTCTACAGATCCTGGTAATGCGGGATTAGAAGTTGCCAGGGACTTTTTGGCCgagtttttggtggaatATCCATGGATGTCCAGAGGTGATTTATGGACCTTGGGCGGAGTGGTGGCTGTTCAGGAGGCCGGTGGGCCAAAAATCAACTGGAGGCCTGGACGTCAAGATATATCTGATAAGTCCAAAGTTCCCGAAAACGGTAACTTACCCGATGCCTCCAAGGATGGTAAGTACGTTAGAGGAGTGTTCACTAGAATGGGATTTAATGACAGAGAAACCGTCGCATTAATTGGAGCTCATTGCTTGGGCCGATGCCACACGTACAACTCGGGTTACGATGGTCCTTGGGGTCCTTCGTTCAACATGTTCACTAACGACTTCTACGTGAGGTTGTTGCAAGGATGGCATGTGCGAAAGTGGGATGGACCTAAGCAGTATGAGGATGATGAGACCAACTCGTTCATGATGTTGCCCACTGATATGGCCATGAAAGAAGATTCCCACTTTCTCAAGTACGTGAAGATGTACGCAGAGGACCAGGACTTGtttttcaatgacttctCTGCGGCCTTCACTAAATTACTTGAGAATGGAACCCAATTCACTACTGACAACAAGCACTTGGTCTTCCAGACCTTAGACGAACAAGATATATAA